In the genome of Pediococcus claussenii ATCC BAA-344, one region contains:
- a CDS encoding helix-turn-helix domain-containing protein, whose translation MTNRFDFIRALRNEQNLTIEELAEKANVSVDLISRLERGDRNDISVVRLEKIMNAFNLELGDIFGRSKLDDISDKFVTKFLQMNETNQRQYATIFLEILELNK comes from the coding sequence ATGACAAATCGATTTGATTTTATAAGAGCTTTAAGAAATGAACAAAATTTGACAATTGAGGAGCTTGCTGAGAAAGCCAATGTTTCCGTTGATTTAATTTCTCGATTGGAACGAGGAGACAGGAATGACATTTCTGTTGTTCGATTAGAAAAAATAATGAACGCCTTTAATTTGGAATTGGGCGATATTTTTGGTCGTAGTAAGTTAGACGATATAAGCGATAAGTTCGTAACAAAATTTTTGCAAATGAATGAGACTAACCAAAGACAATATGCTACTATTTTTCTTGAAATTCTTGAATTAAACAAATGA
- a CDS encoding SpaA isopeptide-forming pilin-related protein — protein MDITLPKKANWLFTVLTVLLASFIALFIFSGTASADTSTTANSQTTVVNSNVGTNSTTTSSSVQSTSTNPSSSTSQATVDKKATSSSDNSNKSEVSDVTEPATSNANQQVSSSSATSSETKPSNNTAVTTTSQGAAMNSSSNSNVKSTATSTPQPKLSMAKALVSTQSNSVSVSGLDANSAVIKDDQGNVVSNSSTLSAYNSYVVNYNWSIPDGSNIKSGDTTTVTLPSNVKFNTDTSFPVTNSVGDTIGTFTASQDAQSGLLTFSNYFENNTINRSGTLSFNVSGTQTSTGDNNRDWLSNKIGWWTNSNMVDGHPASATWNIAFNPNNQTLSKVVLVDTIGANQTFNNDIVANTGSYDDNGKFNSNGTITPVVSINGQVVTMTFTNVTQAVNLTYTTTITGINSGNIYTNGVSYSGTGTNGEGNAEVNTSNNTAKLTFGGTGNGDGTIGSVTLTKENADGSVKLAGAVFKLVDANGSLVESNLVTDANGNITVNNLGAGSYQFIETSAPTGYILNNNPINFTISNSNVNATVSAVNTAIAKTNIKVVKTWDGVPTNVKTPAITVVLNANGQPTGQSLTLDSSNNYQASFTGLDQTDSNGNPINYTVTENIPAGYTSSTAGAQSPNNGTVNLVNNYIPVPGSVTLTKEDSKTATKLAGATFKLVAANGEVVKDNLITDANGTIEVADLNQGTYQFIETAAPNGYVLNSSPINFTIDGTGTNVNVSAINTAIAKTNIKVIKTWDGVPTNVKTPAITVVLNANGQPTGQSLTLDSSNNYQASFTGLDQTDSNGNPINYTVTENMPAGYTSSTAGAQMPNVNGIVNLVNTYIPATPGKPVTPGKPVTPSKPVTPSKPVTPSKPVTPSKPVTPSKPVTPSKPVTPSKPVTPSKPVTPSKPVTPSKPNVPTKTVVPDKPVVPDKSTEPAKANSKKVTYSNKAKILPQTGETENSLLILLGLLLMGFVVLIVFTRVRKNNY, from the coding sequence ATGGATATTACTTTACCCAAAAAAGCCAACTGGTTATTTACTGTTTTAACTGTTTTACTTGCTAGTTTTATTGCACTGTTCATTTTTAGTGGAACTGCTTCCGCTGACACATCGACCACTGCAAATAGCCAAACTACTGTTGTAAATTCAAATGTTGGTACCAACAGCACTACTACCTCTAGTAGTGTTCAATCAACAAGTACCAATCCTAGCAGTAGTACTAGCCAAGCTACAGTAGATAAAAAAGCTACTAGTTCCTCAGATAACTCAAATAAATCCGAAGTATCTGACGTAACAGAACCTGCTACTTCAAATGCTAACCAACAGGTTAGTTCATCGTCAGCTACTAGTTCTGAAACAAAACCTTCTAACAACACGGCCGTTACTACTACCTCTCAGGGGGCAGCTATGAATAGCTCAAGTAATAGCAATGTAAAATCTACTGCAACAAGCACGCCACAACCGAAATTATCCATGGCAAAGGCACTCGTTTCAACGCAATCTAACTCTGTTTCAGTTTCTGGATTAGATGCAAATAGTGCTGTTATCAAGGACGATCAAGGCAACGTTGTTAGTAATTCTTCAACGTTAAGTGCCTATAACAGTTACGTCGTTAACTATAATTGGTCTATTCCCGACGGAAGTAACATCAAGTCTGGTGACACTACAACAGTCACTTTACCAAGTAACGTTAAGTTCAATACAGATACCAGTTTTCCTGTCACTAATAGTGTAGGAGATACGATTGGTACATTTACTGCCAGCCAAGATGCACAGTCCGGATTACTAACATTCAGTAATTATTTTGAAAATAATACTATTAACCGTTCCGGAACTTTGAGTTTTAACGTTTCTGGCACACAAACTTCAACGGGTGATAATAATCGGGACTGGCTTTCAAATAAGATCGGCTGGTGGACTAATTCAAACATGGTAGATGGGCATCCAGCTTCCGCAACTTGGAACATTGCCTTTAACCCAAACAACCAAACGCTAAGCAAGGTTGTTCTTGTTGATACTATTGGCGCTAACCAAACCTTTAACAACGACATTGTCGCTAATACTGGCTCTTACGATGATAATGGCAAGTTTAATTCAAATGGTACCATTACACCCGTTGTAAGTATTAATGGGCAAGTTGTAACCATGACCTTTACAAACGTCACACAAGCCGTCAACTTAACATACACCACTACAATCACTGGTATCAATAGTGGAAATATCTACACGAATGGCGTTAGTTATTCTGGAACTGGCACAAACGGCGAAGGTAATGCTGAAGTTAACACCAGCAACAATACCGCAAAATTAACCTTTGGGGGAACTGGTAACGGTGATGGGACAATTGGTTCTGTTACACTTACCAAAGAAAACGCTGATGGCTCAGTAAAGTTAGCCGGTGCAGTATTCAAATTAGTTGATGCTAATGGTTCTTTAGTTGAAAGTAACCTAGTTACAGACGCCAACGGAAACATTACTGTCAATAATTTAGGAGCTGGGTCTTACCAATTTATAGAAACTTCAGCACCTACTGGATATATTTTAAATAATAATCCAATCAACTTTACAATTAGTAACAGTAATGTTAATGCGACTGTTTCTGCTGTCAATACGGCTATTGCTAAAACCAATATTAAAGTTGTTAAGACTTGGGATGGTGTTCCTACGAACGTAAAGACCCCTGCTATCACCGTTGTTTTAAATGCCAATGGTCAACCAACTGGTCAATCATTGACTTTAGACAGCTCAAACAATTACCAAGCTTCATTTACTGGATTAGATCAAACTGATTCAAATGGTAATCCAATTAATTACACAGTAACTGAGAACATTCCCGCAGGTTATACTAGTTCTACAGCTGGTGCACAGTCACCAAACAATGGAACAGTTAACTTGGTTAATAATTACATCCCAGTTCCTGGATCCGTTACTTTAACTAAAGAAGATTCTAAAACTGCTACAAAGTTGGCTGGTGCAACATTTAAATTAGTTGCAGCTAACGGAGAAGTTGTAAAAGATAATTTAATTACAGATGCTAACGGTACAATTGAAGTTGCAGATTTAAACCAGGGAACTTATCAATTTATTGAAACAGCAGCACCAAATGGTTACGTTTTAAACAGTTCACCAATTAACTTTACAATAGATGGAACCGGAACTAACGTAAATGTTTCAGCTATCAACACAGCTATTGCTAAAACTAATATTAAAGTTATCAAAACTTGGGATGGTGTTCCTACGAACGTAAAGACCCCTGCTATCACCGTTGTTTTAAATGCCAATGGTCAACCAACTGGTCAATCATTGACTTTAGACAGCTCAAACAATTACCAAGCTTCATTTACTGGATTAGATCAAACTGATTCAAATGGTAATCCAATTAATTACACAGTAACTGAGAATATGCCTGCAGGTTACACTAGTTCTACAGCTGGTGCACAGATGCCAAATGTTAATGGAATTGTAAACTTAGTAAATACGTATATTCCAGCGACACCTGGTAAACCAGTTACACCCGGTAAACCAGTTACACCTAGCAAGCCAGTCACACCTAGCAAGCCAGTTACGCCTAGCAAACCAGTTACACCTAGCAAGCCAGTTACGCCTAGCAAACCAGTTACACCTAGCAAACCAGTTACACCTAGCAAACCAGTTACGCCTAGCAAGCCAGTTACACCTAGCAAGCCAGTTACACCTAGCAAGCCAAATGTTCCTACTAAAACAGTGGTTCCTGACAAGCCAGTTGTTCCAGACAAATCAACAGAACCTGCTAAAGCTAACTCGAAAAAGGTCACATACAGTAATAAGGCAAAGATCTTGCCCCAAACTGGTGAAACTGAAAATAGTTTACTAATTTTGTTAGGATTATTATTAATGGGATTTGTTGTATTAATTGTTTTCACAAGAGTACGTAAGAACAATTATTAA
- a CDS encoding DUF2922 domain-containing protein — protein sequence MKQLDLEFLSGAGKVQHIKLKYVNENLVEETVRNAMTDLSGLKLFEKDDIEMYAKPIAARYVETIHQSIFEDKAEKVTEV from the coding sequence ATGAAACAATTAGATTTAGAATTTTTAAGTGGTGCTGGCAAGGTTCAGCACATTAAATTAAAATATGTAAATGAAAACTTGGTAGAGGAAACTGTGCGCAACGCAATGACCGATTTGTCAGGATTGAAACTGTTTGAAAAAGATGATATTGAAATGTATGCGAAGCCCATTGCAGCGCGTTATGTTGAAACAATTCATCAGTCTATTTTTGAAGATAAGGCAGAAAAAGTAACCGAAGTTTAA
- a CDS encoding TMEM175 family protein — translation MMDKLKTRLDAFSDAIIAIIITIIVLELPIPLHNSISEYLQFGKGIGIYFISFIFVANIWYQHSNLFNDAETMNERVFIMEFIFLAFLSLVPLFTRMVTQDTNRWTVMAYGILTLIVNILFIILCNIVIKLKYTEHKDIQRIFTRVYGSQNNLITGTSIALIILAYFQPNWALIFYLALPIISFLRTDDQADLDDITQLSTTEQSDYFKLSPTDMRTFRKQQDEIRNKYVQQRKTNPNWKQDMRNEMGDLLKDGITTADGQKIDGSTIRNFYNRFHQQQDERKQNNHQRWQDHTQYVQNTSHNRRKDINTNERPNRTSNNANHKVENTKKENRK, via the coding sequence ATGATGGATAAACTAAAAACACGCTTAGATGCGTTTAGTGACGCTATTATCGCAATTATTATTACTATTATTGTTTTGGAACTTCCAATTCCACTTCATAACTCTATTTCAGAATATCTCCAGTTTGGAAAAGGCATTGGCATTTACTTTATTAGTTTTATTTTTGTGGCTAATATCTGGTATCAACATTCCAATCTATTTAATGATGCCGAAACTATGAATGAACGGGTTTTCATTATGGAGTTCATATTTCTAGCCTTTCTCTCGTTAGTCCCACTTTTCACTCGAATGGTTACGCAAGATACTAACCGTTGGACTGTTATGGCATATGGTATTCTAACCCTTATCGTTAACATTCTATTCATCATTTTATGTAATATTGTCATTAAATTAAAATATACTGAACACAAAGATATCCAACGAATCTTCACTCGAGTTTATGGCAGCCAGAATAATCTAATTACTGGTACCAGTATCGCCCTAATTATTCTAGCTTATTTTCAACCTAACTGGGCTCTGATTTTCTATTTAGCACTTCCAATTATCTCTTTTCTTAGGACGGATGATCAAGCTGACTTGGACGATATTACACAACTTTCAACCACAGAACAAAGTGATTATTTCAAGCTTTCACCAACTGACATGCGAACATTTCGTAAACAACAAGACGAAATTCGTAACAAGTATGTTCAGCAACGTAAAACTAATCCTAATTGGAAACAAGATATGCGCAATGAGATGGGGGATCTTCTAAAAGATGGCATTACAACCGCAGATGGCCAAAAAATTGATGGATCTACCATTCGTAATTTTTACAATAGATTTCACCAACAACAAGACGAACGCAAACAAAATAATCATCAACGTTGGCAAGATCATACCCAATATGTCCAAAACACTTCTCATAATAGACGTAAAGACATTAATACCAACGAAAGGCCCAATCGCACCTCAAATAACGCCAACCACAAAGTTGAAAATACAAAAAAAGAAAATAGGAAATAG
- a CDS encoding SDR family NAD(P)-dependent oxidoreductase, whose protein sequence is MKTVLITGGNKGIGYSTALALGKQGWHILIGARNEERGLEAIQKLKDAGVKKTDFVQIDLSIPEMIDRATGDIGQRFSQLNLLINNAGVPGAFGPNLEETVDDLRATMDVNFFGTFQLTQGLVPLLEKSHGRIINITIPTGPNPNWNPLSYKSSKAAQNVMMSSLAIDFEKESRNVEIFSIHPGPTTTDLNGNMEGEGFHTADDVAEKIVTIINDGKSHQGEMLEIYGELF, encoded by the coding sequence ATGAAAACAGTATTGATTACAGGTGGTAATAAAGGAATTGGATATTCAACTGCCTTGGCGCTAGGAAAACAGGGATGGCACATTTTAATTGGGGCTAGAAATGAAGAACGTGGGCTTGAAGCTATACAAAAGTTAAAAGATGCAGGCGTAAAGAAAACTGATTTTGTACAGATTGATCTAAGTATTCCTGAAATGATTGATCGTGCGACTGGTGATATTGGTCAAAGGTTTTCACAGCTAAATTTGTTGATTAATAACGCTGGGGTTCCAGGAGCTTTTGGACCAAACTTGGAGGAGACCGTTGATGACTTACGAGCCACCATGGATGTAAATTTCTTTGGTACTTTTCAGCTGACTCAAGGATTAGTTCCTCTATTGGAAAAAAGTCATGGCAGGATTATCAACATTACGATTCCAACTGGACCCAATCCAAATTGGAATCCGTTGTCGTATAAATCGTCTAAGGCGGCACAGAACGTTATGATGAGCTCGCTAGCAATTGATTTTGAAAAAGAGTCCCGTAACGTTGAGATTTTTAGCATTCATCCAGGTCCTACTACAACTGATTTAAATGGAAATATGGAGGGTGAAGGTTTTCATACAGCAGATGACGTTGCGGAGAAAATAGTAACAATCATTAACGATGGAAAATCACATCAAGGTGAAATGTTAGAGATATATGGCGAATTATTTTAG
- a CDS encoding PHP domain-containing protein — protein MKYYDQHVHTDFSFDSQEKMEHYMRLAGDDFVTTEHLEFHNPDEKDQDSLLDYDAYTREIDRLKSVTGKRIYKGVEVGVSLGQEDKIREYLSNHEFDIKLLSFHQNGQFDFMDDKVKHMDPVEVTDLYYRNMWKEINAFHDGDVLAHFDYGVRQLNLTSGQFATTAGVLLTNIFKLAIRYDLAFEVNTKSMYRYHNIGLYDYAIEIYKQLGGKRYTIGSDAHKVDQFENHFSDAIAFLQAHDIHHVNVFRKNSMTIVPLDDVDERIKY, from the coding sequence ATGAAATATTATGATCAGCACGTGCATACCGATTTTTCATTTGATTCGCAAGAAAAAATGGAACACTATATGAGGTTAGCCGGTGATGACTTCGTTACAACGGAACATTTAGAATTTCATAATCCGGACGAAAAGGATCAGGATTCATTACTAGATTACGATGCTTATACACGTGAAATTGACCGATTGAAATCAGTAACTGGTAAACGAATTTACAAGGGTGTTGAAGTCGGCGTATCGCTTGGACAGGAAGACAAGATTCGAGAGTATTTAAGTAACCATGAATTTGATATTAAATTGCTGAGTTTTCATCAAAATGGTCAGTTCGACTTCATGGATGATAAGGTTAAACATATGGACCCAGTTGAAGTTACAGATTTATATTATCGTAATATGTGGAAAGAAATTAATGCATTTCATGATGGTGATGTACTAGCCCATTTTGATTACGGTGTACGACAATTAAATTTAACTTCTGGTCAATTTGCAACAACGGCTGGTGTTCTGCTAACTAATATTTTTAAATTGGCTATTCGCTATGACCTTGCTTTTGAGGTTAATACGAAGAGTATGTACCGTTACCATAATATTGGCTTGTATGATTACGCAATTGAAATTTATAAACAACTCGGTGGAAAACGATACACAATTGGCTCAGATGCACATAAAGTTGACCAATTTGAAAATCATTTTAGTGATGCAATTGCATTTTTACAGGCACATGATATTCACCATGTAAATGTATTTAGGAAAAATTCAATGACAATTGTACCTTTAGATGATGTGGATGAACGAATTAAATATTAA